In Perca fluviatilis chromosome 18, GENO_Pfluv_1.0, whole genome shotgun sequence, one genomic interval encodes:
- the knl1 gene encoding uncharacterized protein knl1 — protein sequence MEPLDPAKNDEGSGFTKRRISSILKAPQRSSMKFSEPVQQENVVECAKPVEKRNSRRVSFAPANNVLLFSKDGKNASPAKSPLQELITTAAATINRVQVAVTEDGIQQITGMETLLNAPLHASQQGQKVNFDTVGDLGEKTVMFSANDEFMDMTHSHTINIAGDAELLADISLQNYDPLPSRREKTEMFTVNNASMARNISSSVPSLDPEFEKFLASHSKQSGPSSSPVITRTKPASGTSSEEANRSLAQIKTQRADVDKENQAPTSVSAVMEKSFNTSRKIGELSYGSALCPEDDLSMDMTKDQTDCMLGFADDDPFQCLFPTQEMYSCFDNKVSQTAQKPKQPQKSSKTLASFNPKDMASLKNPAVHASHQRRKANLDTEEDCKEKTIMFSAGDEFMNMTQSHTVNIASSLLPPPNQNLDIVHTRGKMDNASSLERKRETCGAPGSSANALDLGFEDFLSSLSKPGASSGNPAIARTEPASKETVDTNCSLSQLQSNIGKGRQSLITSRSFEKSFNGGTICPENDVSMDMTEAQTGRIIGFTASDDPFQFLFPTQDMYPHCEGLKKQEMTSGLKNSEALGSSNRAGMETALKPSLTKVQRNPVKFDLEDDCREKPGRFSAYDACMDVTQSHTVNIATGFELQSFQNVDVLPMCGEKTFRLAANDTSMDMTKCLTVNIAESVLPVKKQDDETCGLPRNRSSSARSVDPSFNKSLSKPSGPSVNPVVERMTPTAAQHSMGDSSNGVTICPEDDANVTEAQTGRILGLTDTDDTPQCLFPTQDIYPQSGSLKKAEMTSRQQHNETVGTFRKGMDTSLVQRDQVKFDAEDFRIEKTVKFTADDACMDMTRSHTVNIATDLKVQPHQNLDFSPAFGEKTMRFNTTDAAMDVTRSLTVNIATDLKLQPHQNLDFSPAFGEKTMRFNTTDAAMDVTRSHTVNIATDLKLQPHQYVDSLPAGGEKTMRFNTTDADMDVTRSHTVNIATDLKVQPHQNLDFSPAFGEKTMRFNTTDAAMDVTRSHTVNIATNLKLHPYQYVDSLAAGGEKTMRFNTTDAAMDVTRSHTVNIATDFEPPSHQDVDILPAGGEKTMRFTDNDAAMDVTQCLTVNIASNSVSDSLLPHRDSNILFTHEDVDFPLSAKKTHRPRGNQSSSAHILDPGFKNSLSRMSDPWARAVAPSAPSPQETPDTDGLLDQLKTQKPDVDTEKVALPFVSAVLERPVNKTMTDGPEHDVRMNMTEAQTGAILGQTYTGEPPQCLSSTQDLYPNPDHLKKTEAAPQQRNEALGSSNPGGVEIPNLLNSPDSDETGTSKEPKSKNLTCTLSQKMGNSPCAVDHDVDTAPSRKSKRMSLADLKSKVRRLSHMVSTAPDIIAMDSRTAPLPHLERDMDKTSNDKTKSLPVTEPQLEMGLVNTEENTQAPCLLQGEQPSATTTPFNLKTKQLMSRLSIGTFKAKLPQKSKPDDPKNGNSVDKPQRTVTVNVTNQLSNFVDDMSDIYNEELGSYEDMSETLDIMSPQKATEKVIASQELDMDECLEQDISEKDFISPVSGKKRPVPADENNVADEKRLKVSTVATTDVEMGFQSHVVECDSNATTVPSMTTQTTDYSNSSHTASIRCEATFESTYKQSLFESQLEDYANDVQRKLDDGTITLLEFFQLFNIDFVIHNPRQSILPGRLLSDTDRTPMDLLKDRHINRPKQTVYETDVLNLTEMVEGLKERMRDLDKQLKIVNRPLWEEVRNYSEKELKSFGAKLKERHNLFRKLSKVQSHEMKEVLYSNLVQANLKEQQRPRGMIEEADGMIKSLDDCIRELETELIAVEERGFEDQPSLKSRRKEMQKVTEALEDNNRQICELEMQKKQTSNKLSRLKVETSNLESHVTALHMVNEWKFGEKNDNCSVYTFLYETLILQLVYEKSDGNDAGNQSERKISHITLRLQLDDEKSQGNARLVHKLLSRYIEGVPDWVEKYPTSRHVPQLLHDVSLVVSRCRLLGEELRRLKTWGSVRLNILNMSCVDTRVHFVFSSLKTFSQFEVIFSVSLIGQPYALQLQSFKNMIGNTTVQQIEEIVSSFSPSKNLLTKIVKKMNENLLY from the exons TGAAGGCAGTGGATTCACCAAGCGCCGCATTTCTTCG attttGAAAGCTCCACAGAGATCATCAATGAAATTCTCTGAACCAGTGCAACAGGAAAATGTG GTGGAATGTGCCAAACCAGTGGAAAAGAGGAATTCAAGAAGAGTCAGTTTTGCCCCTGCCAACAATGTTCTCCTGTTCTCAAA GGATGGAAAAAATGCCTCGCCTGCCAAAAGTCCTTTACAAGAGTTAATAACAA CAGCGGCAGCCACAATAAATAG GGTCCAGGTGGCAGTCACTGAAGATGGGATTCAACAAATTACAG GAATGGAAACTCTATTGAATGCTCCTCTACATGCTTCTCAACAAGGGCAAAAG GTCAACTTTGATACTGTGGGTGACTTAGGGGAGAAAACCGTGATGTTTTCTGCAAATGATGAATTCATGGACATGACCCACAGTCACACAATAAACATTGCCGGTGATGCAGAATTACTTGCAGATATTTCCCTCCAGAACTATGACCCTTTACCCTCTAGAAGAGAGAAAACTGAGATGTTCACTGTGAATAATGCATCCATGGCGAGAAACATATCCTCATCGGTTCCTTCTTTGGATCCTGAATTTGAAAAATTCCTCGCAAGTCACTCTAAACAAAGTGGCCCCAGCTCTAGTCCGGTCATCACCAGAACAAAGCCTGCTTCTGGCACATCCTCTGAAGAAGCAAACCGCTCTCTGGCCCAGATTAAAACACAAAGGGCTGATGTGGATAAAGAAAATCAGGCTCCAACTTCAGTTTCAGCTGTGATGGAGAAGTCTTTCAATACATCCAGGAAGATTGGTGAATTATCTTATGGAAGTGCACTCTGTCCAGAAGATGATTTAAGCATGGATATGACTAAAGATCAGACGGACTGCATGCTGGGATTCGCTGATGATGATCCCTTTCAGTGTCTTTTTCCCACACAAGAAATGTATTCCTGCTTTGACAACAAAGTGTCACAGACAGCACAGAAGCCCAAACAACCACAGAAAAGCAGTAAAACACTGGCATCATTCAACCCTAAAG ATATGGCATCCTTGAAGAATCCGGCTGTACATGCTTCTCATCAAAGACGCAAG GCCAACCTTGATACAGAAGAGGATTGCAAAGAGAAAACGATAATGTTCTCTGCAGGTGATGAGTTTATGAATATGACTCAGAGTCACACTGTAAACATTGCCAGTAGTTTATTACCACCTCCGAACCAAAACTTGGACATTGTTCACACTCGTGGAAAAATGGACAATGCTTCATCTCTGGAGAGAAAGCGTGAGACGTGTGGTGCGCCTGGCTCGTCAGCTAATGCTTTGGATCTAGGATTTGAAGACTTCCTTTCAAGTCTCTCTAAACCAGGCGCCTCCAGTGGTAATCCTGCGATTGCCAGAACGGAGCCAGCCTCTAAGGAAACCGTTGACACAAACTGCTCCCTGTCCCAGCTTCAAAGTAATATTGGGAAAGGACGTCAGTCCCTCATTACATCCAGGAGCTTTGAAAAATCATTTAATGGAGGTACAATCTGTCCTGAAAATGATGTGAGCATGGATATGACTGAAGCTCAGACGGGCCGCATAATAGGGTTCACCGCCTCAGATGATCCTTTCCAGTTTCTTTTTCCCACACAAGACATGTACCCCCACTGTGAAGGTCTGAAGAAACAAGAGATGACTTCAGGACTGAAGAACAGCGAAGCACTAGGGTCATCTAACCGTGCGG GTATGGAAACTGCATTGAAGCCATCTTTGACAAAGGTGCAAAGAAATCCG GTCAAATTTGATCTGGAAGATGACTGCAGAGAGAAACCTGGGAGGTTTTCTGCATATGATGCATGTATGGATGTGACACAAAGTCACACTGTCAACATTGCCACTGGTTTCGAGCTGCAATCGTTTCAAAATGTAGACGTTTTGCCTATGTGTGGAGAGAAAACATTTAGGCTCGCTGCAAATGATACCTCTATGGATATGACCAAGTGCCTCACTGTAAATATTGCGGAATCAGTTCTTCCTGTGAAGAAACAAGATGATGAGACATGTGGTCTGCCTAGAAACAGATCTTCATCAGCACGCAGTGTGGATCCAAGCTTTAATAAGAGCCTCTCAAAACCAAGTGGGCCCAGTGTTAATCCTGTGGTCGAAAGGATGACACCTACAGCTGCACAACACAGCATGGGAGACTCATCGAATGGAGTGACAATCTGTCCAGAAGATGATGCAAATGTGACTGAAGCTCAAACAGGCCGCATTTTAGGACTCACAGATACAGATGATACTCCTCAGTGTCTTTTCCCCACACAAGACATTTACCCCCAAAGTGGTAGTTTGAAGAAAGCAGAGATGACTTCACGACAGCAGCACAATGAAACAGTGGGAACGTTCCGTAAAG GTATGGATACCTCATTGGTGCAAAGAGATCAG GTCAAGTTCGATGCTGAAGACTTCCGTATAGAGAAAACGGTGAAGTTTACTGCTGACGATGCCTGTATGGATATGACAAGAAGTCACACTGTAAACATTGCGACTGATTTAAAAGTGCAGCCACACCAAAATCTGGACTTTTCCCCCGCTTTTGGAGAGAAGACCATGAGATTCAACACAACTGATGCAGCTATGGATGTGACAAGAAGTCTCACTGTAAACATTGCCACTGATTTAAAACTGCAGCCACACCAAAATCTGGACTTTTCCCCTGCTTTTGGAGAGAAGACCATGAGATTCAACACAACTGATGCAGCTATGGATGTGACAAGAAGTCACACTGTAAACATTGCCACTGATTTAAAACTGCAGCCACACCAATATGTGGACTCCTTACCTGCTGGTGGAGAGAAAACAATGAGATTCAACACAACTGATGCAGATATGGATGTGACAAGAAGTCACACTGTAAACATTGCCACTGATTTAAAAGTGCAGCCACACCAAAATCTGGACTTTTCCCCTGCTTTTGGAGAGAAGACCATGAGATTCAACACAACTGATGCAGCTATGGATGTGACAAGAAGTCACACTGTAAACATTGCCACTAATTTAAAACTGCATCCATACCAATATGTGGACTCCTTAGCTGCTGGTGGAGAGAAGACCATGAGATTTAACACAACTGATGCAGCTATGGATGTGACAAGAAGTCACACTGTAAACATTGCCACTGATTTCGAACCACCGTCACACCAAGATGTGGACATTTTACCTGCTGGTGGAGAGAAGACAATGAGGTTCACTGACAATGATGCAGCTATGGATGTGACCCAATGTCTCACTGTAAATATTGCCAGCAATTCAGTATCAGATTCACTTCTTCCACACCGAGATTCTAATATTTTATTCACCCATGAAGATGTGGATTTTCCTTTATCTGCAAAGAAGACCCATCGTCCGCGCGGAAACCAATCTTCATCTGCACACATTTTGGATCCAGGGTTTAAAAACTCCCTGTCTAGGATGAGTGACCCCTGGGCCAGAGCAGTGGCTCCTTCTGCACCATCCCCTCAAGAAACTCCAGACACAGATGGCTTACTGGACCAACTTAAAACACAGAAGCCTGATGTGGATACTGAAAAGGTAGCTTTACCTTTTGTTTCTGCTGTCTTGGAGAGACCAGTGAATAAAACCATGACCGACGGTCCAGAGCACGATGTAAGAATGAATATGACTGAAGCTCAAACAGGCGCCATTTTGGGACAAACGTATACAGGTGAGCCACCTCAATGCCTTTCTTCCACACAGGACTTGTACCCCAATCCTGACCATTTGAAGAAAACCGAGGCAGCTCCACAACAGAGAAATGAAGCACTGGGATCCTCCAACCCTGGCGGAGTGGAAATCCCAAACCTTCTCAATTCTCCTGACTCAGATGAAACTGGCACCAGTAAGGAACCCAAatcaaaaaatctgacttgTACTTTATCACAGAAGATGGGGAATTCACCTTGTGCTGTTGACCATGATGTTGATACAGCGCCTTCACGGAAGTCCAAACGGATGAGCTTAGCCGATCTTAAGTCAAAAGTAAGGCGTTTGAGTCACATGGTGAGTACAGCCCCTGATATTATTGCCATGGACAGCCGCACAGCACCCTTGCCTCACCTGGAACGGGACATGGACAAAACCTCAAACGACAAAACCAAATCCCTGCCTGTAACAGAGCCTCAACTTGAGATGGGTTTGGTAAACACAGAAGAAAATACACAAGCTCCATGTCTTCTGCAAGGAGAGCAACCCTCTGCTACTACAACTCCTTTCAACTTGAAAACTAAACAACTTATGTCCAGACTCTCAATTGGAACCTTTAAGGCAAAACTCCCCCAAAAAAGCAAACCGGATGATCCAAAGAATGGGAATTCTGTGGACAAACCTCAAAGGACAGTCACTGTCAATGTTACTAATCAACTGAGCAACTTTGTCGATGATATGAGTGATATTTACAATGAAGAGCTTGGTAGCTATGAAGATATGTCTGAAACCTTGGACATAATGAGTCCTCAGAAAGCCACTGAAAAAGTGATTGCTTCCCAAGAGTTAGACATGGATGAGTGTTTAGAGCAAGATATATCTGAAAAGGACTTTATTAGTCCTGTCAGTGGAAAAAAGAGACCTGTGCCAGCAGATGAAAATAATGTGGCGGATGAGAAGAGACTGAAAGTATCCACCGTGGCGACCACTGATGTTGAAATG GGATTTCAGTCTCATGTTGTGGAGTGTGACAGCAACGCTACTACAGTTCCAAGCATGACTACACAGACCACAGATTACTCTAACAGCAGTCACACAGCCAGCATCAGATGTGAAGCTACATTTGAATCAA cttaCAAACAAAGCCTGTTTGAATCCCAGCTGGAAGACTACGCCAATGATGTTCAGAGG AAACTCGATGATGGCACCATTACATTGTTAGAGTTCTTTCAACTCTTCAACATAGACTTTGTCATCCATAATCCTCGGCAAAGCATCCTTCCTGGCAGA cTTTTGTCAGACACAGATCGCACACCGATGGATTTATTGAAAGACAGGCACATCAACCGTCCTAAACAGACGGTGTATGAGACCGATGTCCTCAACCTTACAGAGATGGTGGAGGG GTTGAAGGAGCGAATGCGGGACCTAGACAAACAACTGAAGATTGTTAATAGACCTTTGTGGGAAGAAGTGAGAAATTATTCAGAGAAAGAG CTCAAATCTTTTGGTGCCAAACTAAAAGAGAGACATAACCTGTTCAGAAAGTTGAGCAAAGTTCAGTCGCATGAAATGAAGGAGGTGTTGTACTCCAATCTTGTGCAGGCTAATCTG AAGGAGCAACAGAGGCCGAGAGGAATGATTGAGGAAGCAGATGGGATGATAAAAAGCTTGGACGACTGTATTCGTGAATTAGAAACAG AACTTATTGCCGTTGAAGAGAGAGGCTTCGAAGACCAACCAAGTCTGAAATCACGTCGCAAAG aaATGCAAAAAGTCACAGAGGCTTTGGAGGATAATAACCG ACAAATATGTGAACTGGAGATGCAGAAGAAGCAGACTTCAAATAAACTGAGCAGGCTGAAAGTGGAGACGAGCAACCTTGAGAGCCACGTCACCGCACTGCACAT GGTAAATGAATGGAAGTTTGGGGAGAAGAACGACAACTGCAGTGTCTACACTTTCCTCTATGAGACCTTGATTCTACAGTTGGTGTATGAAAAATCCGATG gaaATGATGCTGGTAATCAGTCTGAGAGGAAAATATCGCACATCACATTGAGGCTTCAACTTGAcg ATGAAAAGTCGCAGGGTAATGCCCGCcttgttcacaaactgctctctCGGTACATCGAGGGAGTCCCTGACTGGGTGGAGAAATATCCAACGAGCAGACATGTTCCCCAG CTGCTCCATGACGTCAGCCTGGTGGTGAGTCGCTGTCGTCTGCTGGGAGAGGAGTTGCGTCGGCTGAAAACGTGGGGAAGCGTGAGGCTCAACATTCTCAACATGAGCTGTGTGGACACTCG agTGCACTTTGTCTTCAGCAGTCTCAAGACATTTTCCCAGTTTGAGGTGATCTTCTCGGTCAGTTTGATCGGCCAGCCCTACGCCCTTCAGTTGCAGAGCTTTAAAAACATGATCGGAAACACAAC GGTCCAACAGATTGAGGAGATTGTGTCGTCGTTCAGTCCATCCAAGAACCTCCTGACGAAGATCGTCAAAAAGATGAATGAAAATCTGCTCTATTAA